The genomic DNA GGCGTTTTTCAGTTATACCATTTGAACTTTTTATTTTTCTATACTCTAGAATTTTTTCTTCACATAAAACTTTTTCTTTAGAGGAATCTTGCTGAGGATAAATATAAAACTGGGCATACTCTTCATTGTTCTTTTTTAATACTTTTAGTTTATGCGCATGTAAACTTGACGTTCTTGCTCCAGAATCAATTTTGGCTTTAATTTTTCTGACCTTTAAGTCTGGTAAGGCTATCCATTCTCTCCAACCAATAATACTTAAATTACTTTTTTTCATATTGATTCTAAAAATATTCTGATAATTTTTTGTTCTAAAAAATTAGCTTCTCCCTCTGGACAAGCTATTCTTACTGTAAATTTCACTTTTTCCACTTCAGAAAGATCAAT from Oligoflexia bacterium includes the following:
- a CDS encoding RimK/LysX family protein, whose translation is MKKSNLSIIGWREWIALPDLKVRKIKAKIDSGARTSSLHAHKLKVLKKNNEEYAQFYIYPQQDSSKEKVLCEEKILEYRKIKSSNGITEKRPIIQTYIKINEKLWLVDLSLSNRDEMGFRILLGRTSISKKFLIDVSKSFLMMKET